One segment of Cetobacterium ceti DNA contains the following:
- a CDS encoding S-layer homology domain-containing protein: MKKFIFIYLILSTLIFAQGKMIFQDIPQNHWAYKAVENLVDEGVIPQDAYLFRGNSPVTRYEFAYDLSKALNKVNMEKANRGDLVILESLVYEFSQELNKIGFDAETFNGKIENIQNDIELLKKGISENQSSINELTERLKKLEEKVGD; encoded by the coding sequence ATGAAAAAATTTATTTTTATTTACCTGATTTTATCAACACTTATTTTTGCCCAGGGAAAGATGATATTTCAAGATATCCCACAAAATCATTGGGCCTATAAGGCTGTTGAAAATCTTGTGGATGAGGGGGTTATACCACAGGATGCCTATCTATTTAGAGGAAATTCCCCTGTGACAAGGTATGAATTTGCATATGATCTTTCCAAGGCCTTAAATAAAGTTAATATGGAAAAGGCCAATAGAGGAGATCTAGTTATATTAGAAAGTTTGGTCTATGAATTTTCCCAAGAGTTAAATAAAATTGGATTTGATGCGGAAACATTCAATGGCAAAATTGAAAATATACAAAATGATATAGAGCTACTTAAAAAGGGTATAAGTGAAAACCAATCTAGTATAAATGAACTTACAGAAAGATTAAAAAAACTAGAGGAAAAGGTTGGAGATTAA